A single region of the Sciurus carolinensis chromosome 14, mSciCar1.2, whole genome shotgun sequence genome encodes:
- the Slc31a2 gene encoding probable low affinity copper uptake protein 2 isoform X2 produces MALSVLVVLLLAVLYEGIKVGKAKLLHHTLMSLPIGTSQQLILETDRDSAGSDSPPASSTNLRWFLCHFGQSLVHVIQVVIGYFMMLAVMSYNTWIFLGVVLGSAVGYYLAYPLLRLV; encoded by the exons ATGGCCCTTTCAGTGCTGGTGGTTCTGCTCCTGGCTGTGCTGTATGAAGGCATCAAAGTTGGCAAAGCCAAGCTCCTTCACCACACTCTGATGAGCCTGCCCATTGGCACCAGCCAGCAGCTCATCTTGGAGACAGACCGGGATTCTGCAGGCTCGGACTCACCCCCAGCCAGCAGCACCAACCTCAG GTGGTTTTTGTGTCACTTTGGCCAGTCTCTAGTCCACGTCATTCAGGTGGTCATTGGCTACTTCATGATGCTGGCTGTAATGTCCTACAACACCTGGATTTTCCTCGGTGTGGTCCTGGGCTCAGCTGTGGGCTACTACCTAGCCTACCCACTTCTCCGCCTGGTTTAG